CCAGCCGGCGTAGACGACGACGGGGGCGGCCAGCGTCAGGGAGAGCCACTGCCAGTTGTCGAACTGGAGGGCCGGGATCATCGCCATCGCGATCACCGGGACGGCGAGGACGAGCGAGGTGACGAGGCGCTGGCGGAGGGCGGTGAGCCCGTCGTCGGGTTCCTCGGCCTCCGCCTCCGTCCGGCTCCTGCTCGCCTCGGGCGGCGGTGGTTCCTGTGCGGTGTAGCCGGTGGCCTCGACGGTGGAGATCAGATCTTGTACGGAGACGTCCTCGCCCCGGTACGTCACCTTCGCCTTCTCGGTGGCGTAGTTGACGGTCGCCTCCACACCGTCCATCCGGTTCAGCTTCTTCTCGATGCGGGCCGCGCAGGAGGCGCAGGTCATGCCGCCGATGGTGAGTTCGGCGGTGCGGGCGGCGGTGCCGGATGCGGTCTCACTGCCGGTGCCGGTGGTGGCGGATTGCGTGGGCATGGCGGCCTCCTCGGGGCGGTCTCAGGGGCTCTCCCTAATACCCCTAGGGGGTATCTTGCCCTCTCCCTATGTATACCCCCCACCCCTATGAAGCGCAAGGCGCGCCGGGAGGGGCCTGCGGGGCCGGGGTGCGCATCTCCGCGATCATGCGTTCAGATGGAGGGCTGCGCGGCCGCACGGCCGCCCCGTAGGCTGGCCATTGGACTAGACCTATAGCCGCGTATCGGAGGAATGGGGACCCATGAGCAACCGTGCAGTCCTGGAGGTGATCGCTCTCGACGCGGAGGACGCGGTCGCCGCCCAGGCAGGTGGTGCAGACCGCCTCGAACTGGTCACCGACATGGCCGCGGACGGCCTGACGCCGTCACGGCAGACCTTCGCGGCGATCCGGTCCGCCGTGGACATCCCGCTGCGCGTCATGCTCAGGCTGGCGGACGGATTCGCCGCCGGTGACGTCGAGGCGCTCGTCCGCAGGGCCCGCGAGCTGCGGGCGGAGGGCGCCGATGAGTACGTCCTCGGCTTCCTGGACGAGGACGGCCACGCCGACCTCGTCGCGGTGGAGCGGGTCGTCGCCCAGCTGGACGGCGCCCGGTGGACGTTCCACCGCGCGATCGACCGGGCCACCGACCGAGACGCCCTGCGCAAGCAGCTCGCGGACCTGCCCGGCCTGGACACGTACCTCACCGCCGGTTCGCCGGACGGGGTCGACGCGGGCATCCCGACGCTCCTCGCGGAGGCCGACCGTGCCGGGGAGCCGGGGTACGAGGCGCAGATCCTGGTGGGCGGCGGGCTCCAGCTCCACCACCTGCCGCGGCTCCGGGCGGCGGGCATCGACGCCTTCCACATCGGCGGTGCGGCCCGTCCTTCCGGCTGGTCGGCGCCGGTGGACGCGGCGGCGGTACGGGAGTGGCGCGAGGCCCTCGACGCCTGAGCCAGGAGGCAAGGGGCGGGGCCGCTCCGGCCCCGCCCCTCCCCGGGCCCTACCCCAGCGCCTCCGGCAACGCCGCCGCGTGGACCACCGTCAGCCCCGACACCGCACGGGTCAGCGCGACGTACAGCCGCCGCAGCCCGGTCCGCTCGTCCGGCTCGCCGTCCACCACGGCCGCGGGCTCGTCCAGCACCACGTAGTCGTACTCCAGGCCCTTCGCCAGCGACGCGGGCACCAGCGTCAGCCGGGACTCGGCGGTGGTCTCCTCCCCGGGCGAGAGATACGCGTGCCCCGCCGCCCCCAGGGCCGCACCCAGCGCCGGAATCCGGGCGTCGGCGGCGATCAGCCCGATGGACCCCTCGTGGCGCAGCGACTCCTCGCAGGCGGAGACGGCGGCGGCATCCAGCGCGTCCGCCCCGCCCACCTCCCGTACGACCAAGGACCCCGGCGACTCCCGCACCGACTCCACCGCCGCGAGACCCGGCGAGATCGCGGGCAGCAGCCGGGAGGCGTAGGCGATCACCTCGCGCGGCACCCGGAAGCCCGCCGTCAGCTCCTCCACCACCGCGTCCGCCTTGCCCAGGTGGAACAGCGCCTCGCCCCAACTCTCCGTGGACCACGGCGTCGTCCCCTGCGCGAGGTCTCCCAGCACGGTCGCGGAGCCGGTCGAACACCGCCGCCCCACCGCCCGGTACTGCATGGGGGAGAGGTCCTGCGCCTCGTCGAGCACGACATGGCCGAGCGAGTGCGTACGGGCCACCAGGTCGCGGGCCTCGTCGATGAGCACCGCGTCCGCCGCCGACCACTTGGCCGACTTCACGCTCCGGGCGGGCTTCGCCCAAAGGATCAGCTTCTGCTCGTCCTCGCCGAGCAGCCCCTCCGCGTGGACGGCCAGGAACTCCGGGTCGGACAGCAGCCGCAGCACCAGCTTCGCCGGGTCCACGGCGGGCCAGATCGCCTTCACGGCCGCCTTGACCGCGGGGCTGCGGGCCACGGTGTTCTGCACCCGGTCGTCGGGGGCCTCGCCGGCCTCCTCCATCCGTACGAGGACGGCGTGCGCGATCCGCTGCGGCAGGGCCTCGTGGGCGGAGCCGTACCGCATGTCCCGGGCGAGCAGCTCGTCGACCATCTCCTCGATCTCGTACGCGGGCACCCGCCAGCGCCGCGACCCGCGCACCACGACGACCGGCTCGGTGGGGGTGGTGACGTGCGAGCGGACGGCCCGGCGCAGCACCTCGGCCATGCGGGCGTCGCCCTTGATGACGGCGGCGGCCGCGTCGTCCGTGCCGCGCACCTCCACGTCCGCCGTCACCAGGTCGTCGACGGTGGCCTGCTTGACCTCCAGCTCACCGAGGGCG
This DNA window, taken from Streptomyces griseus subsp. griseus, encodes the following:
- a CDS encoding copper homeostasis protein CutC; this translates as MSNRAVLEVIALDAEDAVAAQAGGADRLELVTDMAADGLTPSRQTFAAIRSAVDIPLRVMLRLADGFAAGDVEALVRRARELRAEGADEYVLGFLDEDGHADLVAVERVVAQLDGARWTFHRAIDRATDRDALRKQLADLPGLDTYLTAGSPDGVDAGIPTLLAEADRAGEPGYEAQILVGGGLQLHHLPRLRAAGIDAFHIGGAARPSGWSAPVDAAAVREWREALDA